A region of Solibacillus isronensis DNA encodes the following proteins:
- the pheS gene encoding phenylalanine--tRNA ligase subunit alpha, translating into MEQQLKQLEQEALAKIADAADLKALNEVRVAYLGKKGPITDLLKGMGKLSAEERPKMGALVNTVRENVTAELEKKVAVLEEAAILAQLENESIDVTLPGAKVRAGNRHLLTRVIEEIEDLFLGMGYEIVEGPEVEKDYYNFEAMNLPKGHPARDMQDSFYISEETLLRTHTSPVQARTMEAKKGEPIRVICPGKVFRRDTDDATHSHQFMQIEGLVIGENIRMSDLKGTLDALAKKMFGAEREIRLRPSFFPFTEPSVEVDVSCHKCSGKGCNVCKQTGWIEILGAGMVHPNVLEMAGYDSTKLSGFAFGIGAERIAMLKYGVDDIRHFYTNDTRFLSQFHQAEV; encoded by the coding sequence ATGGAACAACAATTAAAGCAATTGGAACAAGAAGCATTAGCCAAAATTGCCGATGCAGCTGACTTGAAAGCATTAAACGAAGTTCGTGTTGCGTACTTAGGTAAAAAAGGACCAATCACGGACTTATTAAAAGGAATGGGGAAACTTTCTGCAGAAGAACGCCCGAAAATGGGTGCCCTAGTTAACACTGTGCGTGAAAACGTAACAGCTGAACTTGAAAAGAAGGTTGCTGTATTAGAAGAAGCAGCAATTTTAGCACAGCTTGAAAACGAATCAATCGATGTCACGTTACCAGGCGCTAAAGTACGTGCAGGAAACCGTCACCTGTTAACACGTGTAATCGAAGAAATCGAAGACCTGTTTTTAGGAATGGGCTACGAAATCGTAGAAGGACCTGAAGTAGAAAAAGACTACTATAACTTTGAAGCAATGAACTTGCCTAAAGGTCACCCGGCTCGTGATATGCAGGATTCATTCTATATTTCAGAAGAAACATTACTGCGTACGCATACTTCACCAGTTCAGGCACGTACAATGGAAGCCAAAAAAGGCGAACCAATTCGTGTAATTTGCCCAGGTAAAGTATTCCGACGTGACACAGACGATGCAACACATTCACACCAATTCATGCAAATTGAAGGCCTTGTGATCGGTGAAAACATCCGCATGTCTGACTTAAAAGGAACTCTTGATGCATTAGCGAAGAAAATGTTTGGAGCAGAACGCGAAATCCGTCTTCGTCCATCATTCTTCCCATTCACAGAGCCATCTGTAGAAGTAGACGTTTCTTGTCATAAATGTTCAGGAAAAGGCTGTAATGTATGTAAACAAACTGGCTGGATCGAAATCTTAGGTGCCGGAATGGTACACCCGAACGTACTTGAAATGGCTGGCTACGATTCAACTAAGCTTTCAGGATTTGCTTTCGGTATCGGTGCAGAACGTATCGCAATGTTAAAATACGGTGTGGATGATATTCGTCATTTCTATACAAATGACACACGCTTCTTATCACAATTCCACCAGGCAGAAGTGTAA
- the qoxD gene encoding cytochrome aa3 quinol oxidase subunit IV → MAKFFPIGQIMGFVFSLILTVIAMLVYFTDMSFTTGMVILLVTAFIQAGLQFIVFMHAGETNDKWAIYSNIVYGIGLVVLTVLGSLLILLWDM, encoded by the coding sequence ATGGCTAAGTTCTTTCCAATCGGCCAAATTATGGGCTTCGTATTTTCACTGATTTTAACAGTGATTGCAATGCTTGTTTACTTCACAGATATGTCATTCACAACTGGAATGGTTATCCTGTTAGTAACAGCATTCATTCAAGCAGGTTTACAGTTTATTGTTTTCATGCACGCTGGTGAAACAAATGACAAGTGGGCTATCTACTCGAACATCGTATACGGCATCGGTTTAGTAGTATTGACTGTTTTAGGTTCATTATTAATCCTTCTTTGGGATATGTAA
- the qoxC gene encoding cytochrome aa3 quinol oxidase subunit III, with product MGKVNNNVPLEYSTEENNLKIFGFWTFLGAEIMLFGTLFASYFVLSGRTGDGPTPAEIFEIGPVLAETFILLTSSFTIGLAIHAMRLGSKKATLSFMGITLLLGAAFISVEVYEFIHYVHVGAGITTSAFTSALLTTLGTHGLHVTFGLFWGIFIMIQIAKRGLNSVTAGKTFIFSLYWHFLDVVWIFIFSFIYLKGMM from the coding sequence ATGGGTAAAGTTAATAACAATGTTCCATTGGAATATTCAACAGAGGAAAATAACCTGAAAATCTTCGGATTCTGGACTTTCCTAGGTGCGGAAATTATGTTATTCGGTACATTATTCGCATCATACTTTGTTCTATCTGGTCGTACAGGTGATGGCCCGACTCCAGCTGAGATTTTTGAAATCGGTCCAGTATTGGCAGAGACATTCATTCTTTTAACATCAAGTTTTACAATCGGTTTAGCCATTCATGCGATGCGTCTTGGCAGTAAAAAAGCGACATTGTCATTTATGGGTATTACATTATTACTTGGTGCAGCGTTCATTTCTGTAGAAGTATATGAATTTATACACTATGTACATGTTGGTGCAGGTATTACGACTAGTGCCTTCACATCTGCTTTATTAACAACGTTAGGAACTCACGGTCTTCACGTAACGTTCGGTTTATTCTGGGGAATCTTCATTATGATCCAAATCGCTAAACGTGGACTTAACTCAGTAACAGCAGGGAAAACATTTATCTTCTCACTATACTGGCACTTCCTGGATGTTGTTTGGATCTTCATCTTCAGTTTCATTTACTTGAAAGGAATGATGTAA
- the qoxB gene encoding cytochrome aa3 quinol oxidase subunit I: MSEFFAQFAVPHPSTLIYIAMASIVLGSIALVAIVTYFKLWGYLWREWITTVDHKKIGIMYLITALVMLFRGGVDAVMMRLQLAVPENGFLDAQHYNEVFTTHGVVMILFMAMPFITFFFNFLVPLQIGARDVAFPRLNNLAFWLFFMGMGLFNISFIVGGSPDAGWTSYFPLADNEFSTSVGTNYYMLSLQIAGLGTLMTGINFITTIFKMRAPGMTLFKMPMFTWSALIANLIIVFAFPVLTVALAMGTLDRLWDTKFFAIGDGGMDMLWANLFWVWGHPEVYILILPAFGIFSEVISTFARRNLYGYTSMVWSMILISVFSFAVWTHHFFTMGQGAFTNSIFSITTMAIAIPTGVKIFNWLFTLYKGKIVITTPMLYALHFIPLFTLGGVTGVMLAMSAADYQYHNTMFLVAHFHNVIIPGVVYAMLAGLTFYWPKMFGFMLNERIGKATVWVMSFGFVLAFIPMYITGLDGQARRMYTFSEASGFSTLNMVSFVGAGIMSVSFIMLVWNIWYSFKNSPRDIGSDPWDARGLEWATHTPIPHYNFAITPDVTDSTSEAFWDSKKNGTKLFKGEIQDIHMPNNSGQTFILSIFFFIGGFALVFSMFTLAIISLIGILACMGYRSLEDDHGYHIHKEEVELIEKKYEKEGGAK; the protein is encoded by the coding sequence ATGTCGGAATTCTTTGCACAGTTTGCAGTTCCACACCCAAGCACATTAATTTATATCGCAATGGCTTCTATAGTTTTAGGGTCAATCGCGTTAGTAGCAATCGTTACTTATTTTAAATTGTGGGGCTACTTATGGCGTGAATGGATTACAACTGTTGACCATAAAAAAATTGGTATCATGTATTTAATCACCGCTTTAGTTATGCTTTTCCGCGGCGGTGTCGATGCCGTAATGATGCGTTTACAATTAGCTGTTCCAGAGAACGGTTTCTTAGACGCTCAGCACTATAACGAAGTATTTACAACTCACGGAGTAGTCATGATTTTATTCATGGCGATGCCATTCATTACATTCTTCTTTAACTTTTTAGTACCTTTACAAATCGGGGCACGTGACGTAGCGTTCCCACGTTTAAACAACTTGGCATTCTGGTTATTCTTCATGGGTATGGGATTATTCAATATCTCATTCATCGTTGGTGGATCTCCTGATGCTGGATGGACTTCTTATTTCCCGTTAGCGGATAATGAGTTCAGTACATCGGTTGGTACAAACTATTACATGCTATCACTGCAAATTGCAGGTCTTGGTACGTTAATGACAGGTATTAACTTCATTACGACAATCTTTAAGATGCGTGCACCAGGTATGACATTATTCAAAATGCCAATGTTCACTTGGTCAGCACTTATTGCAAACTTAATTATCGTATTCGCGTTCCCAGTATTAACAGTAGCATTAGCTATGGGTACATTGGACCGTCTATGGGATACTAAATTCTTTGCTATCGGCGACGGTGGTATGGACATGCTTTGGGCCAACCTATTCTGGGTTTGGGGTCACCCTGAAGTATATATCTTAATTTTACCGGCATTCGGTATTTTCTCTGAAGTTATTTCTACATTCGCACGTCGTAACTTATATGGTTACACGTCAATGGTATGGTCAATGATTTTAATTTCAGTATTCTCGTTCGCTGTATGGACTCACCACTTCTTTACAATGGGGCAAGGTGCATTCACGAACTCGATCTTCTCGATCACAACAATGGCAATTGCAATCCCGACAGGGGTTAAGATTTTCAACTGGTTATTCACACTTTATAAAGGGAAAATTGTTATTACAACACCAATGTTGTATGCATTACACTTCATTCCTTTATTTACACTTGGTGGTGTAACAGGGGTTATGCTTGCGATGTCAGCAGCTGACTACCAATACCACAACACAATGTTCTTAGTAGCCCACTTCCATAACGTAATCATCCCTGGTGTTGTTTACGCGATGTTAGCTGGTTTAACGTTCTACTGGCCAAAAATGTTCGGTTTCATGTTAAACGAACGTATTGGTAAAGCAACAGTTTGGGTAATGTCATTCGGTTTCGTACTTGCATTCATCCCAATGTATATCACTGGTTTAGATGGTCAAGCTCGTCGTATGTACACTTTCTCTGAAGCTTCAGGTTTCAGTACATTAAACATGGTATCGTTCGTAGGTGCCGGAATTATGTCTGTTTCTTTCATCATGTTAGTATGGAACATTTGGTACAGTTTCAAAAACTCTCCACGCGACATCGGTTCAGATCCATGGGATGCACGTGGTCTTGAGTGGGCGACACATACGCCAATTCCACACTATAACTTTGCAATTACTCCAGACGTAACTGATTCAACTTCAGAAGCATTCTGGGATTCTAAGAAAAATGGCACGAAGTTATTCAAAGGTGAAATTCAAGATATTCACATGCCAAATAACTCAGGTCAAACATTTATTTTATCAATCTTCTTCTTCATCGGTGGTTTCGCTCTAGTATTCAGTATGTTTACTTTAGCTATCATCAGCTTAATCGGTATTTTAGCTTGTATGGGTTACCGTTCTCTAGAAGACGACCATGGCTACCATATCCATAAAGAAGAGGTTGAATTAATCGAGAAAAAATATGAAAAAGAAGGAGGTGCGAAATAA
- the qoxA gene encoding cytochrome aa3 quinol oxidase subunit II, whose amino-acid sequence MKVNMKGTLLSFMGLGAILLAGCNDKLAVLDPKGPQAQRQADDTMLLIYLMSGIVLTVLAILVFMLFKYRASKQSPDYEPPHIHGHWLVETIMIGIPVIIVIFLSFVSVKSNYIVENVPQEYEDQEPLVIYASSSNWKWHFSYPEQGIETVNYLYIPAGRSIEFKLYSYGPITSFWIPQLGGQKYAMADMVTTLHLAADNPGEFWGRNANFSGRGTAENIFDVTALTQTEFDEWVTEVHETAAPLTEEKFDELLEPGHLGKQTYTGTHLEFSPAPEHNHESSEEDQEDEEDHSSH is encoded by the coding sequence ATGAAAGTAAATATGAAGGGAACATTACTCTCTTTCATGGGACTAGGTGCTATCCTATTAGCAGGCTGTAACGATAAGTTAGCAGTACTTGATCCTAAAGGTCCTCAAGCTCAAAGACAAGCCGATGACACTATGTTATTAATTTACTTAATGTCAGGGATTGTTCTAACAGTATTAGCAATTTTGGTGTTTATGTTATTTAAATACCGTGCATCAAAACAAAGTCCAGATTACGAGCCACCGCATATTCATGGTCACTGGCTTGTAGAAACAATTATGATTGGTATTCCTGTAATCATCGTTATTTTCTTATCATTTGTTTCTGTTAAGAGTAACTACATTGTTGAGAATGTTCCTCAAGAATATGAAGATCAGGAACCTTTAGTTATTTATGCTTCTTCATCTAACTGGAAATGGCACTTCAGCTATCCAGAACAAGGTATTGAAACAGTAAACTACCTATACATTCCTGCTGGACGTTCAATTGAATTCAAACTTTATTCTTACGGTCCAATTACAAGTTTCTGGATTCCACAACTTGGTGGTCAGAAATACGCAATGGCAGACATGGTAACAACATTACACTTAGCTGCTGACAACCCAGGCGAATTCTGGGGACGTAACGCGAACTTCTCAGGTCGTGGTACAGCAGAAAACATTTTTGATGTAACAGCATTAACTCAAACTGAATTTGATGAATGGGTAACAGAAGTTCATGAAACGGCTGCTCCATTAACAGAAGAAAAGTTTGACGAATTATTAGAGCCAGGTCATCTTGGTAAACAAACTTATACTGGTACACATCTAGAGTTCTCACCAGCTCCGGAACATAACCATGAATCTTCAGAAGAAGACCAAGAAGATGAAGAGGATCATTCTTCACACTAA
- a CDS encoding TrmH family RNA methyltransferase: MKRIESTQNALVKHWKKLVTQRKEREKTGEYIVEGFHLVEEALKHKDQIVQIIVRDGVDLPLLWAIDEVVLVHVNDAVSKEIAETENSQGVFAHCKQRQISEDEQFNWRKVLLVDAVQDPGNIGTMIRTADAAGIDAVILGKGSVDAFNPKSLRSAQGSHFHIPVVRGDLLEWVENLQADGVRVYGTSLDESISYKKVEPSDSFALIVGNEGSGINPQILAKTDQNIIIPIFGGAESLNVAVATGILLYAFVK; encoded by the coding sequence ATGAAAAGAATCGAATCGACACAAAATGCGCTAGTGAAGCATTGGAAAAAGCTTGTTACACAACGAAAAGAGCGTGAAAAAACAGGAGAGTATATAGTAGAAGGTTTTCATCTAGTGGAAGAAGCATTAAAACATAAAGATCAAATCGTGCAAATCATTGTGCGTGATGGTGTAGATCTACCATTACTATGGGCAATAGATGAAGTGGTATTAGTACATGTGAATGATGCAGTTTCAAAAGAAATTGCGGAAACTGAAAATTCTCAAGGGGTATTTGCTCATTGTAAGCAACGCCAAATTTCCGAAGATGAACAATTCAATTGGCGCAAAGTACTTTTAGTCGATGCGGTTCAAGATCCGGGAAATATCGGTACAATGATCCGAACTGCAGATGCAGCTGGAATTGATGCAGTTATTTTAGGGAAAGGCAGTGTCGATGCATTTAATCCGAAATCTTTGCGTTCTGCACAAGGCTCTCATTTCCATATTCCAGTCGTACGTGGCGACTTGTTGGAATGGGTGGAAAATCTGCAGGCTGATGGTGTTCGTGTATACGGCACTTCATTGGATGAATCTATTTCTTATAAAAAAGTGGAACCAAGTGATTCATTTGCTTTAATTGTGGGTAATGAAGGGAGTGGCATTAATCCGCAAATTTTGGCAAAAACAGACCAGAACATCATCATTCCTATATTTGGCGGGGCAGAATCACTGAATGTTGCGGTGGCAACAGGAATTTTATTGTATGCATTTGTAAAATAA
- the sspI gene encoding small acid-soluble spore protein SspI has translation MDFQIRQAITANVMGSDAAEFQDIVNDAIARGEEHLLPGLGVFLEKWWNGASENERNEFSQKLAKQFVS, from the coding sequence ATGGATTTTCAAATTCGACAAGCAATTACTGCCAATGTAATGGGCTCAGATGCCGCTGAATTTCAGGATATCGTCAATGATGCAATTGCACGGGGCGAGGAACATTTACTTCCAGGCCTTGGTGTATTCCTGGAGAAATGGTGGAACGGTGCAAGCGAAAATGAGCGAAATGAGTTTTCACAAAAACTAGCAAAACAATTTGTCAGCTAA
- the argF gene encoding ornithine carbamoyltransferase codes for MKLLEEVQLKPVESLQGKDLLTLLDYTSEEVKQLLELATQLKTITKAGKCPRLLEGKTLGMIFEKSSTRTRVSFEVGMQQLGGYGMYMNARDMQIGRGEPISDTGRVLSGYLDGIMIRANSHTMVEELADNASIPVINGLTDLDHPCQALADLETIAENKGELKGLKIAYIGDGNNVAHALIVAAAHVGMHVAVATPPGYECDKRIIEKAQAIASRNGSTVVVTNDPVAAVTNADAVYADVWTSMGQEEETQKRLKDFAKYQINAELVAHAKPDYMFLHCLPAHREEEVATSVIDGPNSYIFEQAENRLHAQKAVLVSLLA; via the coding sequence ATGAAGTTATTAGAAGAGGTGCAATTAAAGCCCGTTGAAAGTTTACAAGGAAAAGACTTACTAACACTGCTTGACTATACGAGTGAAGAAGTAAAGCAACTGCTTGAACTTGCGACACAGTTGAAAACCATAACAAAAGCGGGCAAATGTCCACGATTATTGGAAGGTAAAACACTCGGCATGATCTTTGAGAAAAGTTCAACGCGTACACGTGTATCATTTGAAGTAGGTATGCAGCAGCTCGGGGGATATGGCATGTATATGAATGCACGTGATATGCAAATTGGCCGTGGTGAACCAATCTCCGACACAGGAAGAGTATTGTCAGGCTATTTAGATGGAATTATGATTCGTGCCAACTCTCATACGATGGTTGAAGAATTGGCTGATAATGCATCGATCCCTGTCATTAACGGGTTAACGGATCTTGATCATCCATGTCAGGCATTAGCTGATCTTGAAACAATTGCCGAAAATAAAGGGGAATTGAAAGGATTAAAAATTGCTTATATAGGTGATGGCAATAATGTGGCACATGCGCTTATTGTTGCTGCAGCACATGTTGGTATGCATGTTGCCGTTGCAACGCCACCAGGATATGAATGCGATAAACGTATTATTGAGAAAGCACAAGCGATTGCTTCTCGTAACGGCAGTACAGTTGTCGTAACGAATGACCCAGTGGCAGCTGTTACAAATGCAGATGCTGTTTATGCAGATGTTTGGACATCTATGGGGCAGGAAGAAGAGACACAAAAACGACTGAAGGATTTTGCGAAATACCAGATTAATGCTGAATTGGTTGCCCATGCAAAGCCGGATTATATGTTCCTTCATTGTTTACCGGCACATCGAGAGGAAGAAGTTGCGACGTCAGTTATTGACGGCCCAAATTCTTATATATTTGAGCAAGCAGAAAATCGCCTGCATGCACAAAAAGCAGTTTTAGTATCTTTACTGGCGTAA
- a CDS encoding CoxG family protein, which yields MPNAIHTVELPLSNDVIWNFLKDYNNWAPLIPGYIEHEAQYDTQFTWTLLADLGFTKKKITLQVDITDSIEPTDVKFNIKGLSDNFDGNGYFNIAACNNESAQVTGSLDLSAGGFMGMMINPVLESFVPKATTDLTNSIETKLTALHDVK from the coding sequence ATGCCGAACGCTATCCATACAGTGGAATTACCATTATCAAACGATGTAATATGGAATTTTTTAAAGGATTACAATAATTGGGCACCATTAATCCCAGGTTATATCGAGCATGAAGCACAATATGATACACAGTTCACTTGGACTTTACTGGCAGATTTAGGATTCACGAAAAAAAAGATTACACTTCAAGTCGATATTACGGATTCTATTGAGCCAACTGATGTAAAATTCAACATTAAAGGATTGTCCGATAATTTTGACGGTAACGGCTATTTTAATATTGCTGCTTGCAATAACGAATCCGCTCAGGTTACAGGAAGCCTGGATTTATCTGCCGGCGGTTTTATGGGAATGATGATCAATCCTGTATTGGAAAGTTTCGTACCTAAAGCGACGACCGATTTGACGAACTCAATTGAAACAAAGCTTACTGCACTACATGATGTAAAATAA
- a CDS encoding Ger(x)C family spore germination protein, producing the protein MNELTTFKKLILLFTCIIFLVGCAEQKILERISLTTLVGFDLGDKDKLAATAVIRQINPDLESKIELQSATALTSRGARAKIDLKTSKSIGSGQLRVVLFGEELAKAGLNENIHILKMNSEISNATYMATVEGSLDNILEYKYENITDLGQHIYQLIKYNVDKRYIISSTLHEVNRDKLTFLGSYSMPILKREEESIQISGIAFFNKGKIVGKLPAEEAIYILMVKGKTNSGTLELEIPITTLEKSPSDFSGKIPIAIDSIDSKRKIKLVDPEVPEFNLTIDIKCRLLEVDSDVSTDGSNIFHKLEKEINKKIESEINQIIDYSHEIETDIFQFGEYYKAQNRHADIDKEKWNEMYSEMKVNVTVNTTIVRDGVFQ; encoded by the coding sequence ATGAATGAGCTGACTACGTTTAAAAAACTGATTTTGCTGTTTACCTGTATTATCTTTTTGGTAGGTTGTGCAGAACAGAAAATTCTAGAAAGAATCAGTTTAACGACATTGGTAGGCTTTGATTTAGGTGACAAGGATAAGTTGGCCGCCACTGCTGTTATCCGACAAATTAATCCGGATTTAGAAAGTAAAATTGAATTGCAATCTGCAACTGCATTAACAAGTAGAGGGGCACGTGCAAAAATTGATTTAAAAACATCGAAGAGTATTGGCTCAGGGCAATTACGGGTTGTGTTATTCGGTGAAGAGCTGGCGAAAGCGGGATTAAATGAGAACATTCATATTTTAAAAATGAATTCCGAAATCAGCAACGCAACATATATGGCTACTGTAGAAGGAAGTTTGGACAATATATTAGAGTATAAGTATGAAAATATAACAGATCTTGGCCAGCATATTTATCAATTAATCAAATATAATGTAGACAAGCGCTATATTATTTCATCGACCCTCCATGAAGTTAACAGAGATAAACTAACGTTTTTGGGCAGTTATTCCATGCCGATATTAAAAAGAGAAGAGGAAAGTATCCAAATTTCGGGTATTGCTTTTTTTAACAAAGGGAAAATAGTCGGCAAACTCCCGGCAGAGGAAGCAATTTATATATTGATGGTTAAAGGGAAGACGAATAGTGGAACGCTTGAATTGGAAATACCTATTACAACATTGGAGAAATCTCCCTCAGATTTTTCGGGAAAAATACCAATAGCCATCGACTCCATAGATTCAAAGCGGAAGATTAAATTAGTAGATCCAGAAGTGCCTGAATTCAATTTAACGATTGACATTAAATGCCGATTATTGGAAGTAGATTCAGATGTAAGCACTGATGGTTCTAATATCTTTCATAAACTTGAGAAAGAAATCAACAAGAAAATTGAAAGTGAAATTAATCAAATTATAGACTATAGCCATGAAATCGAAACCGATATATTCCAGTTTGGCGAATATTATAAAGCTCAAAATCGACATGCGGATATCGATAAAGAGAAATGGAATGAAATGTATTCGGAAATGAAAGTGAACGTTACAGTAAATACGACAATTGTCCGTGACGGTGTGTTCCAATAG